The Altererythrobacter sp. ZODW24 genome window below encodes:
- a CDS encoding GGDEF domain-containing protein, whose translation MEPSQTQAPAPAIGLLNWLRFSREEAFADDPSELDEVVAACEEDSPAAAVDPRADLLTRIGDFLLDNELAISAENLAASHSIFSGSDPQLAQKVRYRARSKQPITQEWLSKTVSGQDESTTTEQYHDMMDRLETDLDAFAETTKGAYCSSAAYGAHLARHASELENLPPADTIVAEIAHLTKTMLERTRRVEDEMRRSESEAASLRRSLAAARQDAELDYLTQLPNRRAFEGILTKQSEEAKKVARPLSLAFCDIDNFKLVNDVHGHEAGDRVIRAVADVLSRGSGNTCHVARHGGEEFVMLFVGLTASEAKAQLDGIREKLARRHFVNRDTEQPIGQVTFSGGVADVAAFDDPRDALAAADSALYFAKDEGRNRICLAS comes from the coding sequence TTGGCTTACTCAACTGGCTTCGCTTTAGCCGTGAGGAGGCATTCGCGGATGATCCCAGTGAGCTGGACGAGGTGGTTGCTGCTTGTGAAGAAGACTCTCCGGCTGCAGCAGTCGATCCCCGCGCAGACTTGCTTACCCGCATAGGCGACTTCTTGCTCGATAATGAGCTGGCCATTTCGGCCGAGAACCTGGCCGCTTCCCATAGCATCTTCTCAGGCAGCGATCCGCAGCTGGCGCAAAAGGTGCGTTATCGCGCGCGGTCGAAACAGCCGATCACGCAAGAGTGGCTAAGCAAAACCGTGTCCGGGCAAGACGAGAGCACGACTACCGAACAATACCACGACATGATGGACCGGCTCGAAACCGATCTTGATGCATTCGCCGAGACCACAAAGGGCGCCTATTGCTCTTCAGCAGCCTATGGCGCGCATCTGGCGCGGCACGCATCTGAGCTCGAGAATTTGCCGCCGGCCGATACAATTGTGGCCGAAATCGCGCATCTGACCAAGACTATGTTGGAGAGAACCCGCAGGGTCGAAGACGAGATGCGCCGCAGCGAATCCGAGGCTGCCAGCCTCAGGCGCAGCTTGGCTGCGGCGCGACAGGATGCAGAACTGGATTACCTGACGCAGCTACCCAATCGGCGGGCTTTTGAAGGAATATTGACCAAGCAATCCGAAGAGGCAAAAAAGGTCGCCCGTCCGCTGTCGCTCGCCTTTTGCGACATCGACAACTTCAAGCTGGTGAATGATGTGCACGGACATGAGGCAGGCGATAGGGTTATCCGGGCGGTGGCTGATGTGCTGTCTCGCGGCTCAGGCAATACATGCCATGTCGCGCGCCACGGCGGCGAAGAATTCGTGATGCTATTTGTTGGCCTGACCGCGAGTGAGGCAAAGGCCCAGCTGGATGGCATAAGGGAAAAGCTGGCCCGGCGGCATTTCGTCAACCGCGACACTGAACAGCCAATTGGCCAAGTTACCTTCTCAGGCGGAGTGGCCGATGTGGCAGCATTTGATGATCCGCGCGATGCACTGGCTGCTGCCGATAGCGCCTTGTATTTTGCCAAGGACGAAGGGCGTAACCGAATATGCCTTGCTAGCTGA
- a CDS encoding sugar porter family MFS transporter, which translates to MASESNERVNMALVGGIVAVATIGGLLFGYDSGAVNGTQPGLTKAFGLSGAGLGFTVGSLLIGCFIGAFFAGTLADSMGRRNVMRLAAVLFLGGALVQGFATDHTIFVIARIVGGMAVGAASVLSPAYISEVAPASMRGRLISANQIMIITGLTAAFLVNYAFQQAAGNDSTAQFAAGLEAWRWMYLAQAVPAAVFLIALMFIPESPRFLVAKGRFAEAGQVLGRLFGEENAEAKVEEIRASFAADHRPQLRDILAPSGTRSFLGIRPIVWVGIMLAVFQQLVGINVIFYYGATLWQLAGFTENDALLINIGSGVVSIAACLVTISVIDKIGRKPLLLFGSAGMALTLFIMVFAFSQGTIDAEGNLSLSNEMGMVAVIAANLYVIFFNMSWGPVMWTMLGEMFPNQIRGSALAVAGFFQWFANYVIAQTFPLMASGLGLAVSYSFYAVCAVISFFLVQRFVTETKGKELEEMEG; encoded by the coding sequence ATGGCTTCGGAAAGCAATGAACGCGTCAATATGGCGTTGGTCGGCGGGATTGTCGCAGTGGCGACGATTGGCGGGCTTCTATTCGGTTATGATAGCGGTGCGGTAAACGGTACGCAGCCGGGTCTGACAAAGGCTTTCGGTTTGAGCGGTGCAGGGCTTGGCTTTACGGTCGGCTCTCTGCTCATCGGTTGTTTTATCGGCGCATTCTTTGCCGGTACGCTCGCCGACAGCATGGGGCGGCGCAATGTTATGCGGCTCGCCGCTGTGCTGTTTCTTGGCGGCGCTCTGGTTCAGGGCTTTGCGACTGACCACACTATATTCGTGATTGCGCGGATCGTTGGCGGCATGGCGGTTGGGGCTGCAAGCGTCTTGTCTCCTGCATATATTTCCGAAGTCGCACCCGCGAGCATGCGAGGGCGACTAATCTCGGCCAACCAGATCATGATTATCACTGGTCTGACGGCAGCGTTTCTGGTCAATTATGCCTTCCAGCAAGCGGCTGGAAACGATTCAACTGCGCAATTTGCGGCTGGGCTCGAGGCGTGGCGATGGATGTATCTGGCTCAAGCAGTTCCTGCTGCGGTCTTCTTGATCGCACTGATGTTTATCCCTGAAAGCCCGCGGTTCCTCGTGGCGAAAGGCCGCTTTGCTGAAGCGGGCCAGGTCCTTGGGCGGCTGTTCGGAGAAGAGAATGCCGAGGCCAAAGTTGAGGAAATTCGAGCCAGTTTTGCTGCCGATCATCGGCCTCAATTGCGCGACATTCTGGCCCCGTCGGGCACGCGCAGTTTCTTGGGTATCCGGCCCATCGTCTGGGTTGGCATCATGCTGGCCGTGTTCCAGCAGCTCGTTGGTATCAACGTCATCTTCTATTATGGCGCTACGCTGTGGCAGCTTGCGGGCTTTACGGAAAATGATGCGCTTCTAATCAATATCGGCTCGGGCGTGGTTTCGATCGCGGCATGTCTTGTGACCATTTCTGTGATCGACAAGATCGGGCGCAAGCCTCTGCTTCTGTTCGGCTCTGCCGGCATGGCGCTAACGCTCTTCATCATGGTCTTCGCCTTTAGCCAGGGGACGATCGACGCGGAAGGGAACCTCTCCTTGTCGAACGAGATGGGGATGGTCGCGGTGATTGCGGCAAACCTCTATGTGATCTTCTTCAATATGAGCTGGGGACCGGTGATGTGGACCATGTTGGGGGAAATGTTCCCCAATCAGATCCGCGGGTCAGCCTTGGCAGTGGCCGGGTTCTTCCAGTGGTTCGCCAATTACGTCATCGCGCAGACCTTCCCGCTGATGGCGAGCGGGCTGGGACTTGCGGTAAGCTACAGCTTCTATGCCGTGTGTGCGGTGATCAGCTTCTTCCTTGTTCAACGGTTCGTTACCGAAACGAAGGGCAAGGAACTGGAGGAAATGGAGGGCTGA